The DNA region TGGCGACGGTGAACAGCAGGGCGATGATCGGGAAGTTCAACCCGACGGCCGCGATGGCGTCGCCGCCAAGGTCCATCCGACCGAGCCAGAAGACGTCGATCACCTGGTTAGCGACGTGAACGAGGTTCTGGACGAGCAGCGGTGCAGCGAGTACGAGGAGGACTTTCGGGAGGGAGCCGCTCGAAATTTCCTCACGCGAAGCGGATAGCATCGTCAGTGACCTGTTACATTGGCACACGGAACGTAATATAACTGTTCATTCACGTTGGTGTATTGTCTCAAGGGAGAGACGGGCGAATATCGACCAGAACCACCACGACTTTTCACCATCGCCGTCCAGGATCAGAGTATGAGTCGCTCGCGAAAGCCCGACTGGCTGAAGATGCGGCCGCCGTCGGGCCGGGAGTTCACCGGTATCAAGGAGACGTTGCGCGAGCACGACCTCAACACGGTCTGTGAGGAGGCAAACTGCCCGAACCTGGGCGAGTGCTGGAGCGGGCGAAACGGAACGAGCGAATCGGACAGCGGCGGCACGGCGACGTTCATGCTGATGGGTCATCGCTGCTCGCGCGGGTGTAACTTCTGTGACGTCGAAACGGGCGGCATGGAACCGCTCGATCCGGACGAACCCGAAAACGTGGGGAAGGCCATCGCCGAGATCGGCCTCGACTACGTCGTCCTGACGAGCGTCGACCGCGACGACCTCCCCGACCAGGGCGCCGGTCACTTTGCCAGGACGATTCGCGAAATCAAAAAGCGCCACCCGGGCGTCCTCGTCGAGGTCCTCATCCCCGACTTTCAGGGCGAGGAACGCCTCGTCCGAAAGATAATCGACGCCCAGCCGGACGTCATCGCCCACAACGTCGAGACAGTCGAGCGTCTGCAGTTCCCCGTCCGGGACCGTCGGGCCGGCTACGAACAGAGCTTGGGCGTGCTCGAGCAGGTCGAACGCGAGTCGGACATCTACACGAAGACGTCGATCATGCTCGGCCACGGCGAGTACGACCACGAGGTCTACCAGACGCTGGCCGACCTCCGCGAGCGCGGGGTCGACATCGTCACGCTGGGTCAG from Natronosalvus rutilus includes:
- the lipA gene encoding lipoyl synthase, whose amino-acid sequence is MAVQDQSMSRSRKPDWLKMRPPSGREFTGIKETLREHDLNTVCEEANCPNLGECWSGRNGTSESDSGGTATFMLMGHRCSRGCNFCDVETGGMEPLDPDEPENVGKAIAEIGLDYVVLTSVDRDDLPDQGAGHFARTIREIKKRHPGVLVEVLIPDFQGEERLVRKIIDAQPDVIAHNVETVERLQFPVRDRRAGYEQSLGVLEQVERESDIYTKTSIMLGHGEYDHEVYQTLADLRERGVDIVTLGQYLQPSLSHLEVKRYDHPDKYETWRRVAEEELGFLYCASGPMVRSSYKAGELFVDAVLREGRSVEDARASARQSPASN